Proteins from a genomic interval of Nostoc sp. TCL240-02:
- a CDS encoding GAF domain-containing protein → MNNDEFNSMCYLTECQQAEEALQQQIQWQRLVMAIAQRIRQSLNLDKVINTTVTEVRQFLQVDRVFMYQFEPDYTGVVVVESVDDRWIAILNTQVQDTYFMETRGEEYKHGRIQAIADIYTAGLTECHRDLLTQFQVRANLAVPILQGKKLWGLLVANQCAAPRQWQTWEIDFLKQLAVQVGIAIQQSQLYEQVHTELAERKRVESGLRARVRQQAAVAKLGQLALANIDLYKLMDEAVVLVTQSLEVEYSKVLELLPEQNSLLLRSGVGWQPGLVGNFKLELGGGNETQASYTLLSHEPVIVCDLRKETRFQGPPLLINHSVISGLSVIIQGQKQPLGVLGAHTTRHREFTQNDIHFLQAIANILATTIERKWAEQKIREQAALLDIASDAIIVRNFQNQILFWNQGAERLYGWEAYEALGKNLEELLCKESSQQLQVALTNITNSGLWQGELHKVTKGGKEIIVESRWTLMRDEAEQPKSILSVDTDITEKKQLLAQFLRAQRLESLGTLASGIAHDLNNILTPILSSVEMLALKLPNLDARDQQLLKLLEHNSKRAADLVKQIMTFSRRSEGNGISLQTEHLLLEIEQIVQSTFPKSIAIINNLPRHKLWTILADPTQIHQVLMNLCVNARDAMPKGGTLSISAENLFVDENFAKMNLNAQVGPYIVITISDTGFGISPVILERIFEPFFTTKEPGKGTGLGLSTVIGIVKNHNGFVKVSSEVSKGSQFQVYLPALNKSTKQQAEKLELPNGNGELILVVDDEAAILEISKTLLEDHNYKTLTAINGIEAISLYAQHQNQISMVLMDMMMPSMDGLTAIGIMQQMNPQVKIMGISGMVTDGQIVEAANAGINIFLKKPYTYRQLLHAINDFLSEP, encoded by the coding sequence ATGAACAATGATGAATTTAATTCAATGTGCTACCTCACAGAATGTCAGCAGGCAGAGGAGGCACTACAACAGCAAATTCAATGGCAGCGACTGGTGATGGCAATTGCCCAGCGCATCCGCCAGAGTTTGAATTTGGACAAGGTTATCAATACCACCGTTACTGAAGTCCGTCAATTCCTGCAAGTAGATCGAGTGTTCATGTATCAGTTTGAACCAGACTACACTGGGGTGGTGGTGGTAGAGTCTGTTGATGATCGTTGGATTGCTATCCTGAATACCCAAGTTCAAGACACTTATTTCATGGAAACTCGCGGCGAGGAGTACAAACATGGGCGCATCCAAGCTATTGCAGATATTTATACAGCAGGTCTGACTGAATGCCACCGCGATTTACTTACTCAGTTTCAAGTCAGGGCAAACTTGGCAGTCCCAATTTTGCAAGGAAAAAAATTGTGGGGATTATTAGTTGCTAACCAGTGTGCAGCACCCCGCCAATGGCAGACCTGGGAAATCGATTTTCTCAAACAATTGGCAGTACAGGTGGGTATTGCCATCCAGCAATCTCAACTTTATGAGCAGGTACATACTGAACTCGCTGAACGCAAGCGGGTGGAATCGGGTTTAAGAGCACGTGTGCGCCAGCAAGCAGCCGTAGCTAAATTGGGTCAGTTAGCTCTAGCTAATATCGACCTTTACAAATTAATGGACGAAGCTGTTGTCCTGGTTACTCAAAGCCTTGAGGTGGAATACAGTAAAGTTTTAGAACTGCTTCCAGAGCAGAACAGCTTATTGTTGCGATCAGGAGTCGGTTGGCAGCCAGGGCTAGTGGGAAATTTTAAATTAGAATTAGGTGGAGGGAATGAGACTCAGGCTTCATATACACTACTTTCCCATGAGCCAGTCATTGTTTGTGACCTGCGGAAAGAAACACGGTTTCAAGGACCACCGTTATTAATTAACCACTCAGTGATCAGTGGACTTAGTGTCATCATTCAAGGTCAAAAACAACCTCTGGGTGTTTTAGGCGCACACACAACTAGACATCGGGAGTTTACCCAAAATGATATTCACTTTTTGCAAGCGATCGCTAATATATTGGCTACGACCATTGAGCGCAAATGGGCAGAACAGAAAATCCGCGAGCAAGCAGCTTTATTAGATATCGCTTCTGATGCGATTATCGTGCGAAATTTCCAAAACCAAATTTTATTCTGGAATCAAGGTGCAGAACGTCTATATGGTTGGGAAGCTTATGAAGCTTTGGGAAAGAACCTGGAGGAGTTGCTGTGCAAAGAAAGCTCACAGCAGTTACAAGTGGCTTTAACAAATATTACTAACTCTGGTTTATGGCAAGGTGAGTTACATAAAGTGACAAAGGGCGGCAAAGAAATTATCGTGGAAAGCCGATGGACACTGATGCGTGATGAAGCAGAGCAACCCAAATCCATCCTTTCTGTTGATACCGACATCACAGAAAAAAAACAACTCCTGGCCCAATTTCTCCGTGCCCAGCGCCTAGAGAGTCTTGGCACGTTGGCAAGTGGCATTGCCCACGACCTCAACAATATCCTTACGCCCATTCTGTCCTCAGTAGAAATGTTAGCGCTCAAACTTCCCAATCTAGATGCACGCGATCAACAACTCCTGAAGCTTCTTGAACATAACTCTAAACGGGCGGCGGATTTGGTCAAGCAAATTATGACTTTTTCTCGTCGATCTGAAGGCAACGGCATTTCTTTACAAACAGAACACCTACTGTTAGAAATTGAGCAAATTGTCCAAAGTACATTTCCAAAATCGATCGCAATTATCAATAATCTACCTAGACATAAACTCTGGACTATCTTGGCAGATCCGACTCAAATTCATCAGGTGTTAATGAATTTGTGCGTCAACGCTCGTGATGCAATGCCTAAAGGCGGTACATTATCTATCTCTGCGGAAAATTTATTCGTTGATGAAAATTTTGCCAAGATGAATCTAAATGCCCAGGTGGGCCCTTATATAGTCATAACTATTTCAGATACAGGATTTGGGATTTCTCCAGTAATTTTGGAGCGAATTTTTGAACCATTTTTCACAACCAAAGAACCAGGCAAAGGCACTGGCTTAGGTTTGTCAACTGTGATTGGGATTGTCAAAAACCACAATGGTTTTGTGAAAGTGTCTAGTGAGGTAAGCAAAGGTTCCCAATTCCAAGTGTATCTACCAGCTTTGAACAAAAGTACAAAGCAACAAGCAGAGAAATTGGAATTGCCCAATGGCAACGGAGAATTAATTCTAGTTGTAGATGATGAAGCCGCTATCCTGGAGATTAGCAAAACTTTGCTAGAAGACCACAATTACAAAACCCTGACAGCTATTAATGGCATTGAGGCAATCTCATTATATGCCCAGCATCAAAATCAAATCAGTATGGTATTGATGGATATGATGATGCCGTCAATGGATGGGTTAACTGCAATTGGCATAATGCAACAAATGAATCCACAAGTCAAGATTATGGGCATCAGCGGCATGGTGACAGACGGCCAAATAGTCGAGGCTGCTAACGCTGGTATTAATATATTTTTGAAGAAGCCTTACACTTACCGTCAATTATTACACGCTATTAACGACTTCTTAAGTGAGCCATAA